From one Rhizobium lentis genomic stretch:
- a CDS encoding NAD-dependent epimerase/dehydratase family protein, with translation MKTVLISGGAGFIGSHLCDRLLLRTDVQKLVVVDNLWTGLFENIEHIKDPRFHFVKSDVETLQTSEQFDEIYHLASPASPPWYMKEPKRTISANLLGAMRLLDLLKKGGRFGFTSSSEVYGDPLVSPQPESYKGQVDCTGPRSSYDESKRCTESLLFEMQRTQGLDVKVVRPFNIYGPRTRPDDGRAVSNFVTQALSGRPITVFGDGLQSRSWGYVDDIVDGFARYFWINQTDYKGPLNVGNDREISVLEVAQYVSRLVGGVPIVFEPSPPQDPTNRRPDLSNANYVMPDWSCKISYEQGVAMTLDWFKEKMKADKQSSRLLTARR, from the coding sequence ATGAAAACTGTATTGATTTCGGGCGGAGCTGGTTTCATCGGATCGCATCTGTGCGACCGACTTCTGCTCAGGACGGACGTTCAGAAACTTGTCGTTGTCGATAACCTTTGGACCGGACTTTTCGAGAATATCGAGCACATCAAGGACCCTCGTTTCCACTTCGTGAAATCGGATGTCGAAACGCTGCAGACCTCCGAACAATTCGACGAAATCTACCATCTTGCCTCTCCCGCATCGCCGCCCTGGTATATGAAGGAGCCGAAGCGGACGATTTCCGCCAACCTTCTCGGGGCAATGCGGCTTCTCGACCTCCTGAAGAAGGGCGGCCGTTTCGGCTTTACCTCTTCCTCCGAAGTCTATGGCGACCCGCTGGTCTCGCCGCAGCCGGAATCCTACAAGGGCCAGGTCGACTGTACTGGGCCGCGCTCGTCTTACGATGAGAGCAAGCGGTGCACGGAATCGCTCCTGTTCGAGATGCAGCGCACCCAGGGGCTTGACGTCAAGGTCGTCCGGCCCTTCAACATTTACGGCCCCCGCACCCGCCCCGACGATGGACGCGCGGTTTCCAACTTCGTCACCCAGGCGCTGTCGGGCCGCCCGATCACCGTGTTCGGCGACGGTCTGCAGTCCCGCAGCTGGGGTTACGTCGACGATATCGTCGACGGCTTCGCCCGCTATTTCTGGATTAACCAAACCGACTATAAGGGGCCTCTCAACGTCGGCAACGATCGCGAGATCTCGGTTCTCGAGGTCGCGCAATATGTGTCCCGCCTCGTCGGCGGCGTGCCGATCGTCTTCGAGCCGTCACCCCCGCAGGATCCCACCAACCGGCGGCCGGACCTGAGCAATGCGAATTACGTCATGCCCGACTGGTCGTGCAAGATCAGCTACGAACAGGGTGTGGCCATGACGCTCGACTGGTTTAAGGAGAAAATGAAGGCCGACAAGCAATCATCGCGGCTGCTCACCGCGCGTCGTTGA
- a CDS encoding glycosyltransferase family 2 protein produces MRVPIPSDLKDINFPVPIHYLDFPSAGVDAVSPALSEGLVVFLSDGLPVGQAYVEGPERAAVLVERVVRRDTLDHARRVAETPLGNRDVSILICTKDRPEELRRCLASIPEQSLRPVEIIVVDNASAGDATRRVVEEAGATYVREDRVGLDYARNAAIRAAKTEFVAFTDDDVVLHERWLENLMKAFDQPEIACVTGLILPGELATPAQFIFEKHWGFGRGYLRQDFDHHFYNSHARYGAPVWTIGAGASQAFRRKVFDEIGLFDVRLDMGAAGCSGDSEYWNRLLHHGHVCRYEPTAVSWHFHRKDMKGLAKQIHQYMSGHIAALLVQYQNTGNGGNLRRILISFPKYFAGRLRKRLRKGVSSHDVFLKQEILGCVSGALYVLRRWKMPAW; encoded by the coding sequence ATGCGAGTACCAATTCCGTCCGATCTCAAAGACATAAATTTTCCCGTACCAATTCACTATCTCGATTTCCCCTCGGCTGGTGTCGATGCCGTTTCGCCCGCCCTCTCCGAGGGGCTTGTGGTCTTTCTGTCGGATGGCCTTCCCGTCGGACAGGCTTACGTGGAAGGACCCGAGAGGGCAGCCGTGCTGGTCGAGCGTGTCGTTCGGCGCGACACGCTCGACCATGCCCGCCGCGTGGCTGAAACCCCGCTCGGCAATCGCGACGTCAGCATTTTGATCTGCACCAAGGACCGGCCGGAGGAACTGCGCCGCTGCCTGGCCTCGATTCCGGAACAATCGCTTCGTCCGGTCGAAATCATCGTGGTGGACAACGCCTCCGCCGGGGATGCGACGCGTCGCGTTGTCGAGGAAGCGGGCGCAACCTACGTCCGGGAGGACCGGGTCGGGCTGGATTATGCCCGCAATGCCGCCATCCGTGCGGCGAAAACCGAATTCGTTGCCTTCACCGACGATGACGTGGTTCTCCATGAGCGATGGCTGGAGAACCTGATGAAGGCGTTCGATCAGCCGGAGATCGCCTGCGTGACCGGCTTGATCCTTCCCGGCGAACTTGCAACGCCGGCGCAGTTCATCTTCGAAAAACATTGGGGCTTCGGCAGAGGTTATCTCCGGCAGGACTTCGACCACCATTTCTATAACAGCCACGCGCGTTACGGGGCGCCGGTCTGGACCATCGGCGCTGGCGCCAGCCAGGCCTTCCGCCGCAAGGTCTTCGACGAGATCGGCCTGTTCGACGTCCGCCTGGACATGGGCGCTGCGGGCTGTTCGGGCGATTCCGAATATTGGAACCGGCTCCTCCATCACGGCCATGTCTGCCGCTACGAGCCCACCGCCGTCTCCTGGCACTTCCATCGCAAGGATATGAAGGGGCTGGCCAAACAGATCCACCAATATATGAGCGGCCATATCGCGGCGCTGCTCGTCCAGTATCAGAACACCGGAAACGGCGGCAACCTCCGGCGCATCCTCATCTCCTTCCCGAAATATTTTGCCGGACGGCTACGCAAACGCCTGCGCAAGGGTGTGTCGTCGCACGACGTCTTCCTGAAGCAGGAAATACTTGGATGCGTCAGTGGCGCGCTCTACGTTCTGCGCCGATGGAAGATGCCCGCATGGTGA
- a CDS encoding trifunctional glycosyltransferase/class I SAM-dependent methyltransferase/polysaccharide deacetylase has protein sequence MVSAATPDISFLIPAYNAEATLAECLASLQRQTLSNWQAVVVDDGSSDRTWDVLQGIAATDARILPVHQANAGAAAARNHAARLAAAPLLSMLDADDWLDASFIESMLPVAEDGSQPIIAFCAYRRVAPDGRMMPVEQAPMLAGDAAKREFSSFCALAIHTVVFPKSLFERMGGMDESLQTGEEWDLWLRMAFAGAEFRRVDKCLAFYRMKAGSLSGDPFKLVRDAVRVTTKAEALRLQHGLDVEGPETGWMTPGLSQLRMLAWAVSARLSPATEIAALAALVPVMPDAAGHENFLVAVIMHGLRTGLLTERGDELIDALDKWQAPFLSLIDQIQQHSFPGTGRKIIEIACWQLSAANPLRSFTLGNFQVVSVDLGALSRIPKTERADSLIMHAFSGGLQVGTLVGPFWGDLSIRAQIRLIMQEMQATEHLPTPATLAYARSWTTEALRGYRGFGGLIIRRGRRRGRLKKLMGRIAGNALLATTPGDQQDNDARLSGILRDLEGRLSPRLAKPSGAGPEKGAETTTPKSEQEYWEQIFEHPDPWNYVSVYEQVKYEQTLNLIPQGIEKALELACAEGIFTEKLAKKVGRLTATDISQRAIDRATERCRGHDNVELRVLDFVRSDLPPEQDLVVCSEVLYYMKDEQMLAAVCRKMAAAVKPGGCLITAHAHLRRDEPRRTGFDWGHPFGVETIRQVLAAQPGLALEETVDTELYAIHRFRKGAVTDTVLRVEPHGTPMDVDVAKHIIRGPEGVARETAWETETTTSIPILMYHRIADEGPAALRRFRTPPEIFRKQMQFLRRQGYYAVTTPTLVDLLRSGRPIQGRPVMLTFDDAYLDFRTSAFPILAENDLSADVFVVTDKVGGRSDWDSAHGEAAALMSWPDIHDLHQQGISFGSHLASHAPASAMENDALLVEATLSRNALESRLGGRVQSIALPYGATDFRVPGILALAGYAIGFTTRPATATIDDNVFSLPRLEVRGDRPLEAFPELMGMPGAFIG, from the coding sequence ATGGTGAGCGCCGCGACGCCGGATATTTCCTTCCTCATCCCTGCCTACAATGCGGAGGCCACACTTGCCGAATGTCTTGCCAGCCTGCAGCGGCAGACGCTTTCGAACTGGCAGGCGGTCGTCGTCGACGATGGTTCGAGCGACCGCACTTGGGACGTTCTGCAAGGCATCGCCGCAACCGACGCCCGCATTCTGCCCGTTCATCAGGCAAATGCCGGTGCGGCGGCGGCGCGAAACCATGCCGCGCGTCTGGCGGCCGCCCCCCTGCTCTCCATGCTGGACGCCGACGATTGGCTGGATGCAAGCTTCATCGAATCCATGCTGCCGGTGGCGGAGGATGGATCTCAGCCGATCATCGCCTTTTGCGCCTACCGCCGGGTCGCCCCGGACGGGCGCATGATGCCGGTGGAACAGGCGCCGATGCTGGCGGGCGATGCTGCCAAGCGCGAGTTCTCCTCCTTTTGTGCGCTCGCCATCCACACGGTCGTCTTTCCCAAGAGCCTGTTCGAACGTATGGGCGGCATGGACGAGAGCTTGCAGACCGGCGAGGAATGGGACCTCTGGCTGCGCATGGCCTTTGCGGGCGCCGAGTTTCGCCGTGTCGACAAATGCCTCGCCTTTTATCGCATGAAAGCGGGCTCGCTGTCCGGCGATCCATTCAAGCTGGTGCGTGACGCCGTCCGAGTCACGACGAAGGCCGAGGCTCTGCGTCTGCAGCATGGCTTGGACGTTGAGGGGCCTGAGACCGGCTGGATGACGCCCGGCCTCAGCCAGCTGCGCATGCTCGCCTGGGCAGTCTCGGCAAGGCTCAGCCCGGCAACCGAGATCGCAGCTCTTGCCGCGCTCGTGCCGGTCATGCCGGATGCGGCGGGCCATGAGAACTTTCTTGTCGCGGTGATCATGCACGGCCTGCGGACGGGATTATTGACCGAGCGGGGCGACGAGCTGATCGACGCGCTCGACAAATGGCAAGCGCCCTTTCTGTCGCTCATCGATCAGATCCAGCAGCATTCTTTCCCCGGCACCGGGCGGAAGATCATCGAGATCGCCTGTTGGCAGCTCTCGGCCGCCAACCCTTTGCGATCCTTTACGCTCGGCAATTTCCAGGTGGTCAGCGTCGACCTCGGCGCGCTATCGAGAATCCCCAAGACCGAACGAGCCGACTCGCTGATCATGCATGCCTTTTCCGGCGGACTGCAGGTTGGAACCTTAGTCGGGCCATTCTGGGGCGATCTGTCGATCCGGGCGCAAATCAGGCTGATCATGCAGGAGATGCAGGCGACAGAGCATCTGCCGACGCCGGCAACCCTTGCCTATGCCCGCTCCTGGACAACCGAGGCCCTGCGAGGCTACCGGGGCTTTGGCGGCCTCATCATCAGGCGCGGCCGCCGGCGAGGACGTCTGAAAAAGCTGATGGGGCGTATCGCCGGCAATGCTCTGCTTGCCACAACGCCGGGCGACCAACAGGACAACGACGCCCGGCTGTCCGGCATCCTGCGGGATCTCGAAGGTCGTCTAAGCCCGCGGCTTGCCAAACCCTCCGGCGCGGGGCCGGAGAAGGGAGCAGAAACGACCACCCCTAAGTCCGAACAAGAGTATTGGGAACAGATATTTGAGCATCCGGACCCCTGGAACTACGTTTCGGTCTATGAGCAGGTCAAATATGAGCAGACATTGAACCTGATCCCGCAGGGGATCGAAAAGGCCCTGGAACTTGCCTGCGCCGAAGGGATCTTCACCGAGAAGCTGGCGAAAAAAGTCGGCCGGTTGACGGCGACGGACATTTCCCAGCGAGCGATCGACAGGGCGACCGAGCGGTGCCGCGGTCATGACAATGTCGAGCTGCGTGTTCTCGACTTCGTCAGGAGCGATTTGCCGCCCGAGCAAGATCTCGTCGTCTGCTCCGAAGTCCTCTATTACATGAAGGATGAGCAGATGCTGGCTGCCGTCTGCCGGAAGATGGCGGCGGCGGTGAAGCCGGGCGGCTGTTTGATTACAGCCCATGCGCATCTCCGCCGGGACGAGCCTCGCCGGACGGGCTTCGATTGGGGCCATCCTTTCGGGGTGGAGACGATCAGGCAGGTCCTCGCGGCCCAACCTGGGCTCGCCCTGGAAGAGACTGTTGATACCGAGCTTTACGCCATCCACCGGTTCAGGAAGGGCGCCGTGACCGATACCGTGCTGCGGGTCGAGCCGCATGGAACGCCAATGGATGTCGATGTGGCAAAACATATCATCCGCGGACCGGAAGGCGTCGCGCGCGAGACCGCCTGGGAAACCGAGACCACGACCTCGATCCCGATTTTGATGTATCATCGGATCGCAGACGAAGGCCCCGCCGCGCTCCGACGCTTCCGCACGCCGCCGGAGATTTTCCGCAAGCAGATGCAGTTCCTGCGCCGACAGGGCTATTACGCCGTGACGACACCGACCTTGGTCGATCTTTTGCGCAGCGGCAGGCCGATACAGGGTCGGCCCGTGATGCTGACCTTCGACGACGCCTATCTGGATTTTCGAACGAGCGCTTTCCCGATCCTGGCCGAGAATGATTTGAGTGCCGACGTGTTCGTCGTCACCGATAAAGTGGGCGGCCGCTCGGATTGGGATTCGGCCCATGGTGAAGCGGCGGCGCTGATGTCGTGGCCGGATATTCACGACTTGCACCAGCAAGGCATCAGCTTCGGCTCCCATCTCGCCTCCCACGCACCGGCAAGCGCGATGGAAAACGATGCCTTGCTCGTCGAGGCTACGCTGTCGCGCAACGCGCTGGAGAGCCGGCTGGGCGGCCGAGTCCAATCTATCGCGCTGCCCTATGGTGCCACCGACTTCAGGGTGCCGGGCATTCTGGCGCTTGCCGGCTACGCGATCGGCTTCACCACACGACCGGCAACAGCCACCATCGACGATAATGTCTTCAGCTTGCCGCGCCTCGAAGTCCGCGGCGACCGGCCGCTTGAAGCCTTCCCCGAACTGATGGGTATGCCGGGAGCCTTTATCGGATGA
- a CDS encoding glycosyltransferase family 2 protein, producing MTATASPLVTVVIPAYNAEKTLVETLRSVSDQSYDKLEILVVDDGSRDRTFDLARDYGLSDARVRVLTQHNGGVARARNHGVREARGLYIAPVDADDVWHPSKIERQLEAVLKFPGGNGVAYNWYAAIDENGIIFGHSRPVMHQGNIFEPLLRENFIGNGSTPLMPRAEILRCGGYDAGLRDSGAEGCEDLKLYLALAETLPFALIPDFLTGYRFTRGNMSSNAHRMLKSYALVMAPIAGRYPHLARDIEASQFNTACWYFKKAFHDDDYAQLKKLAPMMARKYPSRLIVHGLRQGWRQVKRQGIKIAKRVLGKPPRSPKARFTAAIPQAGTAFSDRFGGLSARAATGPNSARVAENE from the coding sequence ATGACTGCTACTGCGTCCCCTTTGGTCACTGTCGTCATCCCGGCTTACAATGCCGAGAAGACGCTTGTCGAAACATTGAGAAGCGTTTCTGACCAGTCCTACGACAAGCTTGAAATCCTGGTGGTCGACGACGGATCGCGGGATCGCACCTTCGATCTTGCGCGCGACTATGGCCTGAGCGACGCCCGTGTCCGTGTTCTCACCCAGCACAATGGCGGCGTTGCGCGGGCGCGCAACCACGGCGTCAGGGAGGCGCGCGGCCTCTACATAGCTCCTGTCGATGCCGATGATGTGTGGCACCCCAGCAAGATCGAGCGCCAGCTCGAGGCGGTGCTGAAATTCCCCGGCGGAAACGGAGTTGCCTATAACTGGTACGCAGCGATCGACGAAAACGGCATCATTTTCGGCCATTCACGCCCGGTCATGCATCAGGGAAACATCTTCGAACCGCTGCTGAGGGAAAACTTCATCGGCAATGGCAGCACGCCGCTGATGCCGCGGGCGGAGATCCTTCGCTGCGGCGGCTACGACGCCGGCCTGCGTGACAGCGGCGCCGAGGGCTGCGAGGATCTCAAGCTTTATCTGGCGCTTGCCGAGACGCTGCCCTTCGCTTTGATCCCTGATTTCCTAACCGGCTATCGGTTCACCAGGGGAAACATGTCCAGCAATGCCCATAGGATGCTGAAATCCTACGCCCTGGTGATGGCGCCGATCGCCGGCCGCTACCCGCATCTCGCGCGCGATATAGAGGCATCACAGTTCAACACGGCCTGCTGGTATTTCAAGAAGGCATTTCACGACGACGACTATGCCCAGCTCAAAAAGCTGGCGCCGATGATGGCGAGAAAATACCCTTCGCGGCTGATCGTCCATGGACTACGACAGGGCTGGCGCCAGGTGAAACGCCAGGGCATCAAGATCGCAAAGCGCGTCCTGGGCAAGCCACCACGCAGCCCCAAAGCTCGCTTCACCGCGGCCATTCCGCAAGCCGGAACGGCTTTTAGCGATCGCTTCGGGGGCCTGTCGGCCAGGGCAGCGACCGGCCCGAACTCAGCACGGGTGGCCGAGAATGAATAG
- a CDS encoding ABC transporter ATP-binding protein, with protein MNRFRKPSSAKPATAYNLIVAARYRELLQLVPALRLKMTVMIILGILTGFSEMVGITFLVSLVFLLGQPGPVSGSAVAGLPAFFGGIDLSLSKPTLIGILIASILLRILLGCANSLISSAVNHKISDRMRDRLYAKVLTMPFQRFQDYERSDLINVIATEAYAVSSAHASLVRLGVNFGTIVIFGVGMLVMAWPIALLGLAFGFIHNFALGLFAGAYRRLGASALAAVEALTQLSWTTLQTLKAVKSFGLEERHQQLFETLSSEVGRTWRRSDWMGAATSLLSEILTFGVILTIILSSEFLPVDFKAALSATILLYRLQPHIKGFDSQILRLYEMEASVQNVLALLSEKDDVKQASQGAPVTRLAEAIVFHDVSFTYEHATAPAVHNLNFSIKAGETTALTGPSGSGKTTILNMILDLNRPTRGAITIDGRDLETVDRSSWLQLLSVSGQDVELMEGTVFDNIRFRRDISEQDVRWAADVACATEFIENLPEGFDEWLGDEAVRLSGGQRQRIGLARALAGKPQILLLDEATSALDEDTEMRVFSAIREDADRTLIVVSHRPAVARLMRNQIDLRPPMLASTSKLG; from the coding sequence ATGAATAGGTTTCGAAAGCCCTCTTCCGCCAAGCCGGCCACCGCCTACAATTTGATCGTGGCAGCGCGGTACCGCGAGCTTCTGCAGCTCGTGCCGGCGCTGCGGCTGAAGATGACGGTGATGATCATCCTCGGCATTCTCACCGGATTCTCGGAGATGGTCGGCATTACCTTTCTGGTGAGTCTCGTCTTTCTTCTCGGGCAGCCGGGGCCGGTTTCCGGCTCTGCCGTTGCAGGGCTTCCGGCTTTCTTCGGCGGCATCGACCTCAGTCTTTCGAAGCCGACGCTGATCGGCATCCTCATCGCCTCCATTCTCCTGCGGATTCTTCTGGGATGCGCCAATTCGCTGATATCAAGCGCGGTCAACCATAAGATCAGCGATCGCATGCGCGACCGCCTCTACGCCAAGGTCCTGACCATGCCCTTCCAGCGCTTTCAGGATTATGAGCGCAGCGATCTCATCAATGTGATCGCCACCGAAGCCTATGCGGTATCCTCGGCGCATGCGAGCCTCGTGCGTCTGGGTGTCAACTTCGGGACAATTGTCATCTTCGGCGTCGGCATGCTTGTCATGGCCTGGCCGATCGCCCTTCTCGGCCTCGCCTTCGGCTTCATCCATAATTTCGCATTGGGTCTCTTCGCCGGCGCCTACCGCCGTCTCGGCGCTTCGGCGCTGGCTGCCGTGGAAGCGTTGACGCAGCTGAGCTGGACAACGCTACAGACGTTGAAGGCCGTCAAAAGCTTCGGTCTCGAGGAGCGCCACCAGCAGCTCTTCGAGACACTTTCCAGCGAAGTCGGTCGGACCTGGCGCCGGTCGGACTGGATGGGGGCAGCGACCTCGTTGCTAAGCGAAATCCTGACCTTCGGAGTCATCCTGACGATCATTCTGTCTTCGGAATTCCTGCCGGTGGATTTCAAGGCAGCGCTCTCGGCCACCATCCTTCTTTACAGGCTTCAGCCGCATATCAAGGGGTTCGACTCCCAGATTCTGCGCCTCTACGAGATGGAAGCATCCGTGCAGAACGTCCTGGCGCTGCTGTCGGAAAAGGATGACGTCAAGCAGGCCTCACAAGGGGCGCCGGTCACTCGCCTGGCGGAAGCCATCGTCTTCCACGATGTTTCGTTTACCTATGAGCACGCGACCGCGCCGGCGGTTCACAACCTCAACTTCTCGATCAAAGCGGGCGAAACAACGGCTCTGACCGGACCGAGCGGCTCCGGCAAAACGACAATTCTGAACATGATACTCGACCTCAATCGACCGACGCGAGGTGCGATCACGATCGACGGCCGGGACCTGGAAACCGTTGACCGGTCCAGCTGGCTGCAACTGCTCTCGGTCTCGGGCCAGGACGTCGAGCTGATGGAAGGCACGGTCTTCGACAACATCCGCTTCCGTCGCGATATCTCCGAGCAGGACGTCCGTTGGGCCGCCGATGTGGCCTGCGCCACGGAATTCATCGAAAATCTGCCGGAAGGCTTCGACGAATGGCTGGGCGACGAGGCGGTGCGACTTTCAGGCGGACAGCGGCAACGCATCGGCCTGGCGCGCGCGCTCGCCGGCAAACCTCAAATTCTGCTGTTGGACGAGGCCACGAGCGCGCTGGATGAAGATACCGAGATGCGGGTGTTCTCGGCGATAAGGGAAGATGCCGACAGAACACTGATCGTGGTCAGCCACCGGCCCGCGGTCGCCCGGCTGATGAGGAACCAGATCGATCTTCGCCCGCCAATGCTCGCCTCCACATCGAAGCTCGGGTGA
- a CDS encoding glycosyltransferase family 2 protein, which yields MTTMEMSPMSGIPVAVVIPAYNAGDFVAQTLQSVIDQTHKALEIIVVDDGSTDETASICRRFAAADPRIQILSTENRGVAAARNTGIEASKADYIAFLDADDLWHPTYVERMLSALHPLPASWGAVYALHRFVDSEGYCTKSGSSINARESILIRHLVFRFVGNGSGFMVRRAVIDKIGGYDPSYANRGIGGCEDFDFELRTAEHFKIEAVPLGLVGYRVHSAAMSADRSRMARSLLAVNEQCVARNPQLPAFVVSCARASAHLYAFSKFAALKDWDSAAASLKQIYHHSPLLAAGVVTKLMLSKAFRGANRAWSRARPIRQQKQKKLKKFEEINPLMPLVGGWSVFRTKALFRRLSKIDRCDGDTATAKR from the coding sequence GTGACAACGATGGAGATGTCGCCCATGTCAGGAATTCCGGTGGCGGTCGTGATCCCCGCTTACAATGCCGGAGACTTCGTTGCCCAGACGCTTCAGTCCGTCATCGATCAGACCCACAAGGCGCTGGAGATCATTGTCGTCGATGACGGCTCGACGGACGAGACGGCGTCCATCTGTCGCCGCTTCGCCGCGGCCGATCCGAGGATCCAGATTCTGTCGACGGAAAACCGCGGCGTCGCGGCAGCGCGCAATACCGGGATCGAAGCATCGAAGGCCGACTATATCGCCTTCCTGGACGCGGACGACCTGTGGCATCCCACTTATGTCGAAAGAATGCTGTCAGCGCTCCATCCCCTGCCCGCCAGCTGGGGAGCGGTATACGCCCTTCACCGTTTCGTCGATTCCGAGGGATATTGCACGAAGTCCGGCTCGTCGATCAACGCCCGGGAATCCATTCTCATTCGCCATCTCGTCTTCCGCTTCGTCGGTAATGGCAGCGGCTTCATGGTGCGCCGCGCCGTGATAGACAAGATCGGCGGTTACGATCCGAGCTATGCCAATCGGGGAATCGGAGGATGCGAAGACTTCGATTTCGAACTGCGCACCGCCGAGCATTTCAAGATCGAGGCGGTGCCGCTCGGGCTGGTGGGCTATCGCGTCCATTCCGCCGCCATGTCTGCCGACAGATCCCGAATGGCGCGATCGCTTCTGGCCGTGAATGAGCAATGTGTCGCCCGCAATCCGCAGCTTCCCGCTTTCGTTGTCAGCTGCGCCCGCGCCTCGGCTCACCTTTATGCATTCTCAAAATTTGCAGCTTTGAAAGATTGGGACAGCGCCGCTGCCTCGCTCAAGCAAATCTATCATCATAGCCCGCTGCTTGCTGCCGGCGTCGTAACCAAACTGATGCTTTCAAAAGCCTTCAGAGGCGCAAACAGAGCGTGGTCAAGGGCCCGCCCGATCAGGCAACAAAAGCAAAAGAAACTCAAGAAATTCGAGGAGATAAACCCGCTTATGCCGCTGGTCGGCGGATGGTCAGTTTTCCGCACGAAGGCGTTGTTCAGGCGCTTGTCGAAGATCGACCGGTGTGACGGGGACACCGCGACTGCGAAAAGATAA
- a CDS encoding TfuA-like protein, with translation MKIIFAGPSLPDAASLAGGAIRVLPPATQGDVLAAVEQGANVIGLIDGGFEYAAPVWHKEILYALSLGVTVLGAASMGALRAAECHSFGMIGIGRIFEDYRTGRLVDDAAVALVHAPIALGGKPLTIPLVNVSATLDAMERNELLPGGLRQVIEDAANAIFFKRRTWRAIVEQCTAEEDRPHLLAALVSHSVDQKRIDALELLKAVQSADDVRVNADLTWHLHETSFSTRSAL, from the coding sequence TTGAAGATCATTTTCGCAGGTCCCAGTCTTCCCGATGCGGCTTCACTTGCCGGCGGGGCTATACGCGTCTTGCCGCCAGCCACGCAGGGCGATGTTCTGGCTGCTGTGGAACAGGGTGCCAATGTCATCGGCCTGATCGACGGCGGCTTTGAATATGCTGCGCCGGTCTGGCATAAGGAAATTCTGTATGCTCTTTCGCTTGGCGTCACGGTCCTCGGGGCGGCAAGTATGGGCGCGTTGCGCGCTGCGGAATGTCATTCGTTCGGTATGATCGGGATCGGCCGCATTTTCGAAGACTACCGCACAGGCCGGCTGGTCGATGATGCTGCCGTCGCGCTCGTGCACGCGCCGATCGCGCTCGGCGGCAAGCCGCTGACAATACCGCTCGTCAATGTCAGCGCCACGCTCGATGCAATGGAAAGGAATGAATTGCTCCCAGGAGGATTGCGCCAGGTCATCGAAGATGCCGCCAACGCAATATTCTTCAAGAGGCGGACATGGCGGGCAATTGTCGAGCAATGCACAGCCGAAGAGGATCGCCCGCACCTTCTGGCCGCGCTTGTCTCGCATTCCGTCGATCAGAAACGCATCGATGCTTTGGAATTGCTGAAAGCGGTACAGTCAGCCGACGATGTTCGCGTGAATGCCGATTTGACCTGGCATTTGCATGAAACCTCGTTCTCCACACGGTCTGCATTGTGA